Sequence from the Desulfovibrio sp. UIB00 genome:
TTGGCCCAGCGCAGGTTGATGCTCAAGGACATGACCGCCTGCCTGCGCGAAGCCCTGGATTTTGAATACGACACCATGACCGTGCGGCACCAAAAGGCAGAACGGCTGGAAATGACGCCCACAGGCGCAAGCCCATCAGAGTCGCAATGGGAACTTGTGCAGCGCTTTGTGGAATATAATCGGGGATATGAGCAGCAGGAAGAAAAACCGCGCTATCCCTTTGGCGTTGTCTTTTGCCTGGATGACATACGGCAGGGCAGCTATGTTGAGCGGTATTACTTCACCAGGGTGCGGCGCTCCACGCCGCCCTCCCTCCTCCATATCAAACCAGAGGGAAAATACGCCATTCTGGCCCACAATGGCACGGACGCCTCGCACAGGCTGGCCCTTGCCGATATGCTGAAAAAGGTCAACGCCGCTGGCCTGACCATGAAAAGCGATGTCTATGTGTGCGACATGATGAGTTACGTCATGCAGGAGGGCGGGGACTGCTACGCGGTGAAATACGCCATCCGTGTGGAATAGTGGCATACTGCCTCAATTTACGGGTCCCCGTAATCAGGGGCAGCCAGCAAGGGCCGCGTGCCCTCGCCCCAGTCGCCGGTACGTATTTTCCTCTTGCGGGCGGGGCGCTGTAATCGTAGAGATATGCAAGAGCTATACTTTTGCTCCACCTAAATAACTACGAGGCCCACATGCAGGTTTGCAAAAAAATGGCTGACGGCGTTTTGCATGTCAGCATAGCGGGCAAGATCGACACAGTGACGGCTCCGGCGCTGGACAGGGATTTGCAAGAAGACTGCGGCGCTGCGGATGAGCTTGTGCTCAATTTCAGCGAGGTAGACTATATTTCAAGCGCAGGCCTGCGCATTTTGCTGCGCCTGCACAAGCGCATGGTTCAGCGTAAGGGCATGCGCATCATCCACGCCAATGAAACCGTGAGGGAAGTGTTCAGCATCACAGGTTTTGTGGATCTGTTTACCATAGAATAGCCGCACACCCGCAAGCCCGCGCCGCCGGTTCGGGTTTTCCTCATGCTGAGCGGGCAAGCCCGCAAAGGCGGGCCGCCATGCACAAGTTATTTCACAAATGGCTTTTTATCTGCATTTTCCCCGCCTTTTGCCTCACGCTTGCCGCATCCTATCTGTTGCAGACCCGGCAGGCCGAAGAAAACGCCCGCCACATGCTTTCCACTAATCTGGGCGATGGGGAAAAATATCTGCGCATGGTCATTACCAATGCCGCCTACATCCGCGAAATTTCGGATGCTGGCGCGCTGACCAAGGCACGGGCCTTTGCGGCCATAATCACGCAAAACCCAAACATCCTTACAATCCCAACAATATTACATTTTTTACGCAAACTACTGGACGTGGAAGAGCTGAACGTTGCGGACGACCGGGGCGTGATCATCGCCTCCACGGGCCCCTTTGTGGGCTATGATATGGCGTCCTCGCCGCAGTCTGCGGCATTTTTACCAGCCCTGCGCGATCTGGATTTTGCCCTTGTGCAGGATATTGAAGAGCGCGGCGCAGACCGCGTGCCCTTTCAGTATGCCGGTGTGGCCCGCCGCGACTGCACGGGCATTGTGCAGATCGGCTACTCGCCCAAGCGTCTGACAGCCGCCTTGCGTTCCGCTGCGGTGGATCAGATCGCCCCGCGATACCATATTGGCTCCAACGGGTTCATGGTCATCTCCATCTACGGGGCCGTCATCAGCACGGGCAACGAGACCGCTGTTCCCCTTGGGGCGAATGTGGATGCCCTCGGCCTCATACAGACAGACGGCAAGGGGCTGGTTTCCATTCTCGGCAAGCAGTACATCTGCCAGAATATCGAGGTGGAGGGCTACACCCTCTTTGCCCTGCTGCCGCGCAGCGAGGTGTTTTTCTCGCGCGACAGCATGCTCCTGTACATCGCGGCCTGCAATGTGGTGCTGTTTGCCGTGATTTTCTGGATGGTGTCGCATCTGGTCAAACGGCTGGTCATCAACGATGTGTACCGCGTCAACGAAGACCTGCAAAAAATCACCTCCGGCAATCTGGATGTGGTGCTCAACGAACGCACCACGCCGGAGTTCGGGCTGCTCTCTGACGGCATCAACAAAACCGTGCAGAGCCTCAAGGCGGCCATCAGCGCCGCAGCGGGCCGCATAGACGCGGAGCTGGAATTTGCCCGCGCCATCCAGTGCTCCTCGCTGCCAAGCGTTTTCCCCGCCTATCCAGAGCGGGAAGACTTTGATATTTTTGCAGTCATGCGCGCCGCCAAGGTGGTGGGCGGCGACTTTTACGACTTCTATCTGCGGGATAAAAACCAGCTTGTGATTGTGGTGGCCGATGTGGCGGACAAGGGCATCGGCGCGGCCCTGTTTATGATGACGGCCAAGACCCTCATCAAGAGCCTTGCGGAATCGGGCCTTTCCCCGGCAGAGATATTCACGCAGGCCAACAAACGCATCACCGCGCAGAACGATCAGGATATCTTTCTTACGGCCTTTCTGGCGGTGCTTGACCTTACAACCGGGCGGCTGATCTGCGCCAACGCCGGGCATGAGCATCCGCTGATATTCAGACGCGCCGAAGGCCGCTACGCATGGCTTGAAGCAGGCCACGGCCTGCCGCTTGGGGCCATGCCCAATTCCCGCTACAGGGAGCAGACCTTTCAGATTGCCCCGGGCGACCGTATGTTGCTCTATACTGACGGCGTCAGCGAGGCGGAAAACAGCCGGGGCGA
This genomic interval carries:
- a CDS encoding STAS domain-containing protein → MQVCKKMADGVLHVSIAGKIDTVTAPALDRDLQEDCGAADELVLNFSEVDYISSAGLRILLRLHKRMVQRKGMRIIHANETVREVFSITGFVDLFTIE
- a CDS encoding SpoIIE family protein phosphatase, which translates into the protein MHKLFHKWLFICIFPAFCLTLAASYLLQTRQAEENARHMLSTNLGDGEKYLRMVITNAAYIREISDAGALTKARAFAAIITQNPNILTIPTILHFLRKLLDVEELNVADDRGVIIASTGPFVGYDMASSPQSAAFLPALRDLDFALVQDIEERGADRVPFQYAGVARRDCTGIVQIGYSPKRLTAALRSAAVDQIAPRYHIGSNGFMVISIYGAVISTGNETAVPLGANVDALGLIQTDGKGLVSILGKQYICQNIEVEGYTLFALLPRSEVFFSRDSMLLYIAACNVVLFAVIFWMVSHLVKRLVINDVYRVNEDLQKITSGNLDVVLNERTTPEFGLLSDGINKTVQSLKAAISAAAGRIDAELEFARAIQCSSLPSVFPAYPEREDFDIFAVMRAAKVVGGDFYDFYLRDKNQLVIVVADVADKGIGAALFMMTAKTLIKSLAESGLSPAEIFTQANKRITAQNDQDIFLTAFLAVLDLTTGRLICANAGHEHPLIFRRAEGRYAWLEAGHGLPLGAMPNSRYREQTFQIAPGDRMLLYTDGVSEAENSRGERLGLSGIENAVLGTEDMDAEQTVQALLRRVDDFAAGVEQADDITILALEFTGLAWDELLITADDAHLETLLAFLEEKLKVAQCPAATLPMLLVTAEEVFANIAHYAYAPDQGTVLVRCRMRSGPFQAVMQFQDTGRPFNPLHQPDPDTSLPAEQRREGGLGIAMMRKIMSRMEYARTADGKNILTLWKQEDA
- a CDS encoding MerR family transcriptional regulator, encoding MKKNLLTSGEFASLCGTQKGTLLFYEKEGLLKPKHVSENRYRRYGIEQYFEFDLLSMLKEVGSSLKEIKAHLHNMNGEDFLSFLQEKQRNTEKELRQLAQRRLMLKDMTACLREALDFEYDTMTVRHQKAERLEMTPTGASPSESQWELVQRFVEYNRGYEQQEEKPRYPFGVVFCLDDIRQGSYVERYYFTRVRRSTPPSLLHIKPEGKYAILAHNGTDASHRLALADMLKKVNAAGLTMKSDVYVCDMMSYVMQEGGDCYAVKYAIRVE